In Pleurocapsa sp. PCC 7319, the following are encoded in one genomic region:
- a CDS encoding sigma 54-interacting transcriptional regulator: MNISDIVVFLQQKTCLGNLSAEILSEIASLVSEQTVAANEVMITENTEPDGLYIIQTGTLASDSQLESRQSSLLSGTVLNLYALLLEQPTQYTIKTISETKVWFINSSQFQNIVEQYPEITQAFSQQLAAEIKELSSQLQFEQERQEILRPYLVSKAKRGVIGKSRYSTRLRSQIKQASETRESVLLFGEPGLEKDNLAALIHFGSAYRRQPIIKVDCGKLQTSGAELFGRSGGKPGFIASLGEGTLILNNIQQLPSELLPAIATLIETKQYTPVTRPGGEVAEPQTSQARIILISEQTVPQIDAVVDNLIKVPPLRVRKADLEEQVNYYLNLIGRNKCLNKTRITSEAVRKLQAYDFPNNLSELENIIERAITQLQGCDDITEEIVWQSQSKKKQYRLNLLNKYPKLRYFLRSDWFPDRINYGFTFGFFAFIVLVLFIAPQNRQENFALNLFWAWWWPLILIGFPFVGRLWCAVCPFMIYGEITQKLSLILFPRKLKRWPRSAAELWGGWFLFGLFALILLWEELWDLENTAYLSACLLLLITAGAMIFSAIFERRFWCRYLCPIGGMNGLFAKLSMTELRAQQGTCSAECTTYQCYKGGAAKGEGQETNGCPLYSHPAQLTDNRDCVLCMTCLKACPHRSVEFNLRPPGIELWTTHTPRSYEVALLFLLLNVVFLHHLPEISTRLGLDFHLEQFSNHALVSIVVLSLPLVLPLLAQSIIQLIGKLNPKYKPRQFIELAYGYLPLVLAGNLAHYLQLGLGEGGKILPVTMATFGLDGTSLPVLVAHPAVIAFLQGCSLIFGVLLSILLTQKIARQQFKFLLPQHMAIIALAIGMWEIIVGF, translated from the coding sequence ATGAATATTTCTGACATAGTGGTTTTTCTCCAACAAAAAACTTGTTTAGGTAATTTATCAGCGGAAATTTTATCAGAGATCGCCTCTTTAGTCTCGGAGCAAACAGTTGCTGCCAATGAGGTCATGATTACTGAAAATACCGAACCTGATGGCTTATATATTATTCAAACAGGAACCTTAGCCAGTGATAGTCAATTGGAATCTCGTCAGAGTAGTTTGTTGTCGGGAACCGTACTTAATCTATATGCTTTGCTCTTAGAACAGCCGACACAATATACGATCAAAACTATTAGTGAAACTAAAGTTTGGTTTATTAATAGTTCTCAGTTTCAAAATATAGTTGAACAATATCCTGAAATCACTCAAGCTTTTTCTCAACAGTTAGCAGCAGAAATAAAAGAATTATCATCACAATTACAATTTGAACAAGAACGTCAAGAAATCTTAAGACCTTATCTAGTTAGTAAAGCCAAACGTGGGGTTATTGGCAAAAGTCGTTATTCAACTAGACTGCGATCGCAAATCAAACAAGCTTCAGAAACCAGAGAATCAGTGTTACTTTTTGGTGAGCCTGGGTTGGAAAAAGATAATTTAGCAGCTTTGATTCATTTTGGTTCAGCCTATCGTCGGCAACCAATTATTAAAGTCGATTGTGGCAAATTACAAACTAGTGGAGCAGAATTATTTGGTCGTAGCGGTGGTAAACCAGGATTTATCGCTAGCCTTGGGGAAGGTACCTTAATTTTAAATAATATTCAACAGTTGCCATCTGAATTATTACCAGCGATCGCAACTTTAATTGAAACTAAGCAATATACCCCTGTAACGCGCCCTGGGGGTGAAGTTGCTGAACCACAAACTTCTCAGGCAAGAATAATTCTTATTTCTGAGCAAACTGTTCCCCAAATTGATGCAGTGGTAGATAACTTGATTAAAGTACCTCCTTTAAGGGTTCGTAAAGCAGATCTAGAAGAACAGGTAAATTACTATTTAAATCTAATTGGTCGTAATAAATGTCTCAATAAAACGAGGATAACTTCCGAAGCAGTAAGAAAATTACAAGCTTATGATTTTCCCAATAATCTGAGCGAACTGGAAAATATTATTGAACGAGCCATAACTCAACTGCAAGGTTGTGATGACATTACCGAAGAAATTGTTTGGCAGTCTCAAAGCAAAAAGAAACAATATCGTTTAAATCTACTTAATAAATACCCCAAGTTACGCTATTTTCTACGCAGTGATTGGTTTCCAGACCGGATTAATTATGGCTTTACTTTCGGCTTTTTTGCTTTTATTGTTTTAGTTCTCTTTATTGCTCCTCAAAATCGTCAAGAAAACTTTGCTCTTAATCTGTTTTGGGCGTGGTGGTGGCCTCTAATATTAATTGGATTTCCCTTTGTCGGAAGACTTTGGTGTGCGGTATGTCCCTTTATGATTTATGGCGAAATCACTCAAAAACTCTCCCTAATTTTATTTCCCCGAAAGCTAAAAAGATGGCCCAGAAGTGCCGCAGAACTCTGGGGAGGCTGGTTTTTATTTGGTTTATTTGCTCTAATCTTGCTTTGGGAAGAACTCTGGGATTTAGAAAACACCGCCTATCTTTCGGCGTGTTTATTGTTACTAATTACCGCAGGGGCAATGATCTTTTCCGCCATCTTTGAACGTCGCTTTTGGTGTCGTTATCTATGTCCGATTGGGGGGATGAATGGCTTATTTGCCAAGCTGTCGATGACGGAATTAAGGGCGCAACAGGGGACTTGCTCAGCAGAATGTACTACCTATCAATGTTACAAAGGTGGCGCAGCCAAGGGAGAAGGGCAAGAAACAAACGGTTGCCCCTTATATTCTCATCCCGCACAATTAACTGATAATCGAGATTGTGTATTGTGCATGACTTGTCTCAAAGCCTGTCCTCATCGCTCGGTAGAATTTAATTTACGTCCTCCGGGGATCGAATTATGGACAACTCACACTCCCCGCAGTTACGAAGTAGCTTTATTATTCCTACTATTGAATGTAGTTTTTCTGCACCATTTACCCGAAATATCCACTCGTCTTGGTTTAGATTTTCACTTAGAGCAATTTAGCAATCATGCTTTAGTTTCTATTGTAGTTTTGAGTTTACCCTTGGTTTTGCCTCTGCTAGCTCAAAGCATTATTCAACTTATCGGAAAATTAAACCCTAAATACAAACCCCGCCAATTTATTGAATTAGCCTATGGATATTTACCTCTAGTATTGGCAGGGAACTTAGCTCATTATCTCCAGCTAGGGTTAGGGGAAGGAGGCAAAATACTTCCTGTTACCATGGCAACCTTTGGTTTAGATGGCACAAGTCTACCGGTATTGGTTGCCCACCCCGCGGTAATTGCTTTTTTGCAGGGATGTTCCCTAATTTTTGGCGTACTATTATCTATCCTCTTAACTCAAAAGATAGCTCGTCAGCAATTTAAATTTCTCTTACCCCAACATATGGCTATCATTGCTTTGGCTATAGGAATGTGGGAAATTATTGTTGGATTCTAA
- a CDS encoding GNAT family N-acetyltransferase, giving the protein MNIFLETSRLILRQLCQDDEDNLVTLDSDSEVMRFINGGIPSSREAIAENFLPYAMGYYDKDENLGFWAIIEKSSNEFIGWIFLRPESDFKLLQQLNLAESDAVELGYRLRKQSWGKGYATELAKALVNRSFTESNINKIVAWALSENKASIRVMEKTGLELKQKYVVTANMLTDKSLLENILVRNLLDRQIVKYQLILNPIGKVYL; this is encoded by the coding sequence ATGAATATTTTTTTAGAAACTTCAAGATTGATTTTGCGTCAGCTTTGTCAGGATGACGAAGATAATTTGGTCACTTTAGATAGTGATTCTGAAGTGATGCGGTTTATTAATGGGGGAATTCCCAGTAGCCGTGAAGCGATCGCCGAAAATTTTTTACCTTATGCAATGGGTTACTACGACAAAGATGAAAACCTGGGTTTTTGGGCAATAATCGAAAAATCAAGTAATGAGTTCATCGGTTGGATATTTTTGCGTCCCGAATCAGATTTTAAATTACTTCAACAACTGAATCTTGCAGAATCTGATGCCGTGGAATTAGGTTATCGTCTGCGTAAACAAAGTTGGGGAAAAGGTTACGCCACAGAATTAGCAAAAGCGTTAGTTAACAGAAGTTTTACCGAATCGAATATCAATAAGATAGTCGCTTGGGCTTTAAGCGAGAATAAAGCATCTATCAGGGTAATGGAAAAAACAGGTTTAGAACTAAAACAGAAATATGTTGTGACTGCCAATATGCTAACTGACAAAAGCTTACTGGAAAATATTTTAGTTAGAAATTTACTTGATCGCCAAATTGTTAAGTATCAACTAATACTAAATCCGATTGGTAAAGTGTATTTATGA
- the cobS gene encoding adenosylcobinamide-GDP ribazoletransferase encodes MTKISVNRLGLWISNLIASFGYSVIFYTILPLSLKWTSNWSRIARWCPIVGILIGLLLALLNLLLQFCRLPIMTRSALIVALWIGITGGLHLDGAMDTADGLSVTDKERQLAVMKDSATGAFGAIAAVIILLLKTVTISEMSLPLWLVLLSAAGWARWGQVMAIAFYPYLRETGKGSFHKENLRLPQDILLGLSGLLGCGGFWLTSGYLDWWQVGIIVLGNSVIALGTGYWFYRQLGGHTGDTYGAVVEWSEALILCWLTVF; translated from the coding sequence ATGACCAAAATATCTGTCAATCGTCTTGGATTGTGGATTAGTAATTTAATTGCCTCTTTTGGGTATAGTGTGATTTTTTATACAATACTCCCTTTGTCTCTTAAGTGGACTAGCAATTGGTCGCGGATTGCTCGCTGGTGTCCAATAGTAGGAATATTAATCGGATTATTATTGGCTTTATTAAACTTACTGCTGCAATTTTGTCGGTTGCCAATCATGACCCGCAGTGCCTTAATTGTGGCGTTGTGGATTGGGATAACTGGAGGATTGCATTTAGATGGAGCGATGGATACAGCCGATGGTTTATCAGTAACTGATAAAGAGCGTCAACTAGCAGTAATGAAAGACAGCGCAACTGGAGCGTTTGGAGCGATCGCCGCTGTAATTATTTTGTTATTAAAAACAGTAACTATTAGCGAAATGTCACTTCCTCTGTGGTTAGTTTTGCTTTCCGCAGCCGGTTGGGCTAGATGGGGACAAGTCATGGCGATCGCATTTTATCCCTATCTTAGAGAAACAGGTAAAGGCTCATTTCATAAAGAAAATCTGCGTCTACCCCAAGATATATTGCTAGGTCTGTCTGGTTTACTGGGGTGTGGCGGTTTTTGGTTGACTTCAGGATATCTTGATTGGTGGCAAGTTGGAATAATAGTTTTGGGTAATAGTGTGATCGCTTTGGGGACTGGATATTGGTTTTATAGACAATTAGGAGGACATACAGGAGATACTTATGGAGCAGTAGTCGAATGGAGTGAAGCTTTAATCTTATGTTGGTTAACGGTATTTTAG
- the tgt gene encoding tRNA guanosine(34) transglycosylase Tgt — protein sequence MGFSFECQAVCNHTNARAGVFHTPHGIVETPRFMPVGTLATVKGIIPQQLEAAKAQMILANTYHLHLQPGEDIVKEAGGLHKFMAWNQPILTDSGGFQVFSLSELRQITDTGVTFKSPRDGSIIELTPERSIKIQNALGADVIMAFDECPPADATKEQVAAATDRSYRWLKRCLTAHQDTNRQALFGIVQGGIHLDLRTKAVEQLTELDLPGYAIGGVSVGEAPELINATVKHTAPLLPAHKPRYLMGVGTYREMTQAIAAGIDLFDCVIPTRFGRHGTALVQGQRINIKNAQYKRDYQPLDETCPCYACQNFSRAYLNHMVRSQEMLGYIMLSLHNVTELIRFTQQIRSSIFQGTFATDFASWLAIDSLGKDN from the coding sequence GTGGGATTTTCATTTGAATGTCAAGCAGTCTGTAATCATACTAATGCTAGAGCAGGAGTTTTTCATACCCCTCATGGCATCGTCGAGACTCCCAGATTTATGCCTGTCGGTACTCTAGCAACTGTCAAAGGAATCATTCCGCAACAGCTTGAGGCAGCTAAGGCTCAAATGATTCTGGCCAATACTTATCATCTCCATCTACAGCCAGGGGAAGACATTGTCAAAGAGGCTGGGGGATTACATAAATTTATGGCTTGGAATCAGCCTATACTTACTGATTCTGGTGGATTTCAAGTTTTTAGTCTTAGTGAACTTCGTCAGATTACTGATACGGGAGTTACTTTTAAATCTCCTCGTGACGGCAGCATAATCGAACTCACTCCCGAGCGTTCTATTAAGATTCAAAATGCTTTGGGGGCAGATGTAATTATGGCTTTTGATGAATGTCCCCCTGCTGATGCGACTAAAGAACAAGTGGCAGCAGCTACAGATAGAAGTTATCGTTGGCTCAAAAGATGTCTGACAGCCCATCAAGATACTAATCGACAGGCTTTGTTCGGTATCGTTCAGGGGGGAATACACCTCGACTTGCGGACAAAAGCAGTTGAACAGCTAACAGAATTAGACTTACCTGGGTATGCTATCGGTGGCGTAAGCGTGGGGGAAGCCCCAGAATTAATTAATGCCACGGTCAAGCACACTGCTCCTTTATTACCTGCCCATAAACCTCGTTATCTAATGGGTGTCGGAACCTATCGAGAAATGACACAGGCGATCGCCGCCGGTATAGATTTATTCGACTGTGTTATTCCCACTCGCTTTGGTCGTCATGGTACAGCTTTGGTACAAGGTCAAAGAATTAATATCAAAAATGCTCAGTATAAAAGAGACTATCAACCTCTAGATGAAACTTGTCCTTGTTACGCTTGTCAAAACTTCAGTCGAGCCTATCTTAATCACATGGTGCGATCGCAAGAAATGCTGGGCTATATTATGTTATCCCTCCACAATGTTACTGAATTAATTCGTTTTACCCAACAAATCCGATCCTCAATTTTTCAAGGTACTTTTGCTACTGATTTTGCTAGTTGGCTGGCGATTGATTCTTTGGGGAAAGATAATTAA
- a CDS encoding class I SAM-dependent methyltransferase → MATNGGDEMTLYDAIGKTYAQTRRSDPRIAAKLLEILAPYHASTIVDIGAGTGSYAFALAENGYRILAVEPSATMRSQAASHPSIQWINACGEKLPLPAQKADVAIIMLAFHHFHNYQKVLQEIHRVTGGGPVVMFTYDPKMISSFWLTQYFPSFITDVQSTFLPIATLTSKIELIINAVVNIIPFPLPNDLSDSFAAVGWSRPELYLEESIRNGISTFSKLTDDELEQGLSSLYQDLEIGVWDHKYGHLRQQKQYDVGYRFLYTTA, encoded by the coding sequence GTGGCAACTAATGGAGGAGATGAAATGACACTTTATGACGCGATTGGGAAAACCTACGCTCAAACGAGAAGAAGCGATCCACGTATCGCTGCTAAACTCCTAGAGATTCTGGCACCGTATCATGCATCTACAATTGTAGATATCGGGGCTGGTACTGGTTCATATGCCTTTGCTCTAGCAGAAAATGGGTATCGTATTCTTGCTGTTGAGCCATCAGCAACGATGAGAAGTCAGGCGGCCTCCCATCCTAGCATTCAATGGATCAATGCTTGTGGAGAAAAACTACCCTTGCCCGCTCAAAAAGCTGATGTAGCGATTATTATGTTGGCTTTCCATCATTTTCATAATTATCAAAAAGTCTTGCAAGAAATCCACAGAGTGACAGGTGGCGGACCAGTGGTTATGTTTACTTACGACCCAAAAATGATTTCTAGTTTTTGGTTGACCCAATACTTTCCTTCGTTTATTACAGATGTACAGTCTACATTTTTACCAATTGCAACGTTGACCTCGAAAATTGAATTAATTATTAATGCAGTCGTAAATATAATTCCTTTTCCGTTACCAAATGATTTATCAGACTCATTCGCTGCGGTTGGTTGGTCACGACCAGAGCTTTATCTGGAGGAAAGTATTCGTAATGGAATTTCAACCTTTTCAAAACTGACTGATGATGAATTAGAGCAAGGATTATCGAGCTTATATCAGGATTTAGAGATAGGAGTATGGGACCATAAGTATGGGCATTTACGCCAGCAGAAACAGTATGATGTAGGCTATCGTTTTTTGTACACCACTGCATAA
- the glgB gene encoding 1,4-alpha-glucan branching protein GlgB — MTAVQQTNWLTDFDFHLFGEGKHYSIYEKLGAHLTEKEGRSGVYFAVWAPHAQEVGVVGDFNNWDTGRCPMELKQMGIWEVFVPGLQSGEKYKYALKNAQGNYCLKTDPYGYQQELRPATASIVTDLSYSWQDESWLAKRSQTDPHESPISIYEVHLGSWLHSSMENPLESGQAVSVHHKPGARFLTYRELADKLIPYVKDIGYTHIELLPITEHPFDGSWGYQVVGYYAPTSRYGTPQDFMYFIDRCHQEGIGVLIDWVPGHFPKDAHGLASFDGTHLYEYADWRKGEHKGWGTLVFNYERHEVRNFLIASALFWLKKYHIDGIRVDAVASMLYLDYERQEWVTNTYGGRENLEAVEFLRQLNEAIFQDHPGVLSIAEESTTWEKVSHPIDVGGLGFNFKWNMGWMNDTLSYFQVHPQDRSNVHNKLTFSIWYAFSEKFMLALSHDEVVHGKGHLWQKMSGDDPQKMANLRALFSYMFTHPGKKTLFMGMEFGQTREWNVNADLDWWLLESEPHQQLHQLVKDWHQIYHSEPALYSDDFSNEGFEWIDCNDMARGMITYLRKDKYSDDVLLVVCNFKPNVYQNYWLGVKEPGSYQELINTDDRKYGGSGMVNPSLETKQWNSSPWPHALEINVPALSVMTFKRK; from the coding sequence ATGACAGCAGTTCAACAAACGAATTGGTTAACCGATTTCGATTTTCATTTGTTTGGGGAAGGAAAACACTATAGCATCTACGAAAAACTCGGTGCGCACCTAACTGAAAAAGAAGGGCGATCGGGGGTTTATTTTGCTGTTTGGGCGCCTCATGCTCAGGAAGTTGGGGTAGTGGGAGATTTCAATAACTGGGATACTGGTCGGTGTCCCATGGAGCTTAAGCAGATGGGGATTTGGGAGGTATTCGTTCCTGGTCTGCAATCAGGGGAAAAGTATAAATATGCGCTCAAAAATGCTCAGGGTAATTACTGTTTGAAAACCGATCCCTATGGCTATCAACAGGAGTTGCGTCCAGCTACAGCTTCGATTGTGACAGATTTGTCCTACTCCTGGCAGGACGAATCTTGGCTAGCCAAACGCTCCCAAACCGATCCTCATGAAAGCCCAATTTCCATCTATGAAGTCCATCTTGGTTCTTGGCTGCATTCTAGTATGGAAAACCCGCTTGAAAGCGGTCAAGCTGTATCAGTGCATCACAAGCCTGGTGCGCGCTTTCTAACATATCGAGAATTGGCTGACAAACTCATCCCTTATGTTAAAGACATTGGCTACACTCACATCGAATTGTTACCTATTACTGAGCATCCCTTTGATGGTTCTTGGGGTTATCAAGTAGTTGGTTACTATGCGCCCACTTCTCGTTATGGTACTCCTCAAGATTTTATGTACTTTATTGATCGCTGTCATCAAGAGGGGATCGGGGTGCTGATCGATTGGGTACCTGGGCATTTCCCCAAAGATGCCCATGGTTTGGCTTCATTTGATGGAACTCATCTTTATGAATATGCCGATTGGCGCAAAGGAGAACATAAAGGTTGGGGAACTTTGGTCTTCAATTATGAACGCCATGAAGTCCGTAATTTTCTCATCGCCAGTGCCTTATTCTGGTTGAAAAAATATCATATTGATGGAATTCGAGTTGATGCCGTAGCTTCCATGCTCTATCTGGACTATGAACGACAAGAATGGGTAACTAATACCTACGGTGGTCGAGAAAACTTAGAAGCAGTAGAGTTTCTCCGCCAACTCAATGAAGCAATTTTTCAAGATCACCCTGGTGTTCTTTCCATAGCTGAAGAATCTACCACCTGGGAAAAGGTATCTCATCCCATAGATGTAGGCGGTTTAGGATTTAATTTTAAGTGGAATATGGGCTGGATGAACGATACCTTAAGCTATTTTCAAGTTCACCCCCAAGACCGTTCCAACGTTCATAACAAGCTGACTTTTAGTATTTGGTATGCTTTTAGTGAAAAATTTATGCTTGCACTTTCCCACGATGAGGTAGTTCATGGGAAGGGACATCTGTGGCAAAAAATGTCCGGGGATGATCCACAGAAAATGGCTAATTTGCGTGCGCTTTTTAGCTATATGTTTACTCATCCTGGTAAGAAAACCCTCTTTATGGGTATGGAGTTTGGTCAGACGCGAGAATGGAATGTCAATGCTGACTTAGACTGGTGGTTGCTCGAATCCGAACCCCATCAACAACTGCATCAGCTAGTCAAAGATTGGCATCAAATCTACCATTCTGAACCAGCGCTTTATAGTGATGACTTTAGCAATGAAGGATTTGAGTGGATTGATTGTAATGATATGGCTCGGGGTATGATCACTTATCTGCGTAAGGATAAATATTCCGATGATGTTCTGCTTGTAGTTTGTAATTTCAAGCCCAATGTTTATCAAAATTATTGGTTAGGAGTCAAAGAACCAGGGTCTTATCAGGAACTAATTAATACGGATGATCGCAAGTATGGCGGTAGTGGAATGGTCAATCCCAGCTTGGAAACCAAACAGTGGAACTCATCTCCCTGGCCCCATGCTTTAGAGATTAATGTGCCAGCGCTTTCCGTCATGACCTTTAAAAGAAAGTGA
- a CDS encoding alkene reductase: MTITKVPHLLSSFEKNGLSLDNRVVMAPLTRSRAGKERIPNALMKEYYAQRAGAGLIITEGTTISKQANGWLHSPGIYTAEQTEAWKPIVDAVHAKNTPIFLQLWHTGRASHSSFQENNQLPVAPSAIKLEGSEAHTPDGKKPHETPRALETEEISQVIEDYRTSAANAKEAGFDGVEIHGANGYLIDEFLQSKTNHRTDKYGGSLENRYRFLKEIVESILTVWDANCIGVRLSPNGSFNDMGSSDFRETFTYVAQQLNQYGLGYLHMIDGLEFGFHELGEPMTLAEIKKVYDGTLMGNCGYDRTDAEKAIASGDADLIAFGRPYISNPDLVARFVNNWELNPDADQSVWYSFDAEGYTNFPTYQESKISA; this comes from the coding sequence ATGACTATAACAAAAGTCCCCCATCTCCTCAGTTCATTTGAAAAGAATGGTTTATCTTTAGACAACCGAGTTGTAATGGCTCCCTTGACTCGCTCTCGTGCGGGTAAGGAGAGAATCCCAAACGCTCTCATGAAAGAATATTATGCTCAACGGGCAGGTGCGGGTTTGATTATTACCGAGGGTACTACCATTTCTAAACAGGCAAATGGTTGGCTACATTCTCCTGGAATTTATACAGCAGAGCAAACTGAAGCTTGGAAACCAATTGTCGATGCGGTACACGCTAAAAATACGCCGATTTTTTTACAGCTTTGGCATACAGGTAGGGCATCTCACAGTAGCTTTCAAGAAAATAACCAGCTTCCTGTTGCTCCTTCAGCAATTAAATTAGAAGGTTCAGAAGCTCATACACCTGATGGAAAAAAGCCTCATGAAACCCCTAGAGCTTTAGAGACAGAAGAAATATCGCAAGTAATCGAAGATTATCGCACCTCAGCAGCTAATGCCAAAGAAGCTGGTTTTGATGGCGTAGAAATACATGGTGCTAATGGCTATCTTATTGATGAGTTTTTACAATCCAAGACCAATCATCGTACAGATAAATATGGTGGAAGTCTGGAAAATCGCTATCGGTTTTTAAAGGAAATTGTCGAATCTATTCTCACTGTCTGGGATGCAAATTGTATCGGAGTCAGACTTTCCCCTAATGGCAGTTTCAACGATATGGGGTCATCTGACTTCCGAGAAACCTTTACCTACGTAGCGCAGCAGTTAAATCAGTACGGACTAGGTTACTTACATATGATTGACGGTTTAGAATTTGGTTTTCATGAACTAGGAGAACCAATGACCCTAGCAGAAATCAAAAAAGTCTATGATGGTACTTTGATGGGTAACTGTGGTTACGATCGCACTGACGCTGAAAAAGCGATCGCTTCCGGTGATGCGGACTTAATTGCCTTTGGTAGACCATACATTAGTAATCCCGATCTAGTAGCTCGTTTTGTGAATAATTGGGAGCTAAATCCCGATGCAGATCAATCTGTTTGGTATTCTTTTGATGCGGAAGGATATACCAATTTTCCTACTTATCAAGAGTCTAAGATATCTGCATGA
- a CDS encoding SDR family oxidoreductase, producing the protein MSEIQNKVVIITGASSGLGEATARRLAKNGAKLMLTARREERLQELVANIEQEGGTAKYQITDVTERSAVEALAEATKEAYGRIDVLVNNAGLMPLSPLAATKVDEWEKMIDVNIKGVLYGIAAVMPLMLQQESGHIINISSVAGHKVFPGGAVYCATKFAVKAISEGIRLESDGKIRSTNISPGAVDTELTNTISHDETAKNADKMYDVAINADAIARAITYVIEQPGDVDVNEMIIRPTKQEL; encoded by the coding sequence ATGTCTGAGATACAAAACAAAGTCGTCATCATTACAGGAGCAAGTAGTGGTTTAGGTGAAGCTACTGCCCGTAGATTAGCCAAAAATGGAGCTAAATTGATGTTAACGGCAAGAAGAGAAGAACGTCTTCAGGAATTAGTAGCTAACATTGAGCAAGAAGGCGGTACTGCCAAATATCAGATAACAGATGTTACAGAGCGCTCGGCAGTAGAAGCCTTAGCCGAAGCTACCAAAGAAGCTTATGGACGCATTGATGTTTTAGTTAACAACGCAGGATTAATGCCCCTATCTCCCCTAGCAGCAACTAAGGTAGATGAGTGGGAAAAAATGATTGATGTCAATATCAAAGGAGTATTATATGGAATTGCGGCGGTAATGCCCCTAATGCTCCAACAAGAATCGGGTCATATAATCAACATCTCTTCTGTAGCAGGACACAAAGTATTTCCTGGAGGTGCAGTTTATTGTGCGACAAAATTTGCTGTCAAAGCAATCTCTGAGGGAATTAGACTTGAATCTGACGGAAAAATTCGTTCCACTAATATCTCTCCAGGTGCGGTAGATACTGAATTAACTAATACTATCTCTCACGACGAGACAGCAAAAAACGCAGACAAAATGTATGACGTAGCTATCAATGCCGATGCGATCGCCCGTGCCATTACCTATGTCATTGAACAGCCTGGAGATGTAGATGTCAACGAAATGATTATTCGTCCCACCAAGCAAGAACTTTAA
- a CDS encoding DUF6439 family protein, which translates to MFEVTPLSSSKSKVPVDLTDLELAQALVERNLIAHQDWHRLKGNRKAQAKQQLASALVFLLKDQPQEALERLNQAVGWLDGSLASPPCPDAQRRKANQK; encoded by the coding sequence ATGTTTGAAGTAACGCCCTTATCGAGCAGCAAAAGTAAAGTTCCCGTGGATCTAACCGATCTAGAACTTGCTCAGGCTTTAGTAGAAAGAAATCTCATTGCTCACCAAGACTGGCATCGGCTGAAAGGAAATCGTAAGGCACAGGCTAAACAACAATTAGCTTCTGCACTAGTATTTTTATTAAAAGATCAACCTCAAGAAGCTTTAGAACGTCTCAATCAGGCTGTGGGATGGCTAGATGGCTCTTTAGCCTCCCCTCCTTGTCCCGATGCTCAACGTAGAAAAGCTAATCAGAAATAA